TTACTTGTTCTAATGTTatcccattttctttcttagaGGCACATAATTGTTGATAACCTActcttatcaaattgatttgcttcttcttttccacGCATTCTCCTAATCACATCTAGCTCGAACATTCCTaccaatgaaaaatgttatggTGTTCATTCTGTTTGTTCTCATATTTCTCGAGTCCAGTTACTGTGCAGCACAAGTTATGCATGAAGTCCCTGAAGAATGGCATTGTGAAGAATGCCAATTTCCGGACGAAGCGAATAGGTCAATGTTTCATTTGGAAGAAGAATCCATTGCAATGGTCCCATCACTGACCAGTAGAGAAGGtccaaaaagtcaaagaaaatccaaagtGAAGTTTCTTAGTCCTGAAGAAGTCATCAAGTTATCAttgggggagagggagagacctTCTGTGAGCCATATGTGCCTGAAACCTAATGCGGCATCTAGTGCCCGGCAAAATCCATTGAAGTCCAAGGTCTTTGCTTCAAAGTCCCTTGTGATGGAAAAAGGCAATCATCATTTAGTGTCTTCAGGTTGCCAACATCCATTAAAAAGTCGAAGCTTGAATATAGTTTCGTCAATTAATCAGCTGCGTCAAATCTCAGCAGCAAAAGAACTGAAAGGTGACGGccttattttcaaattactatgccaataatatataataacgcattcatcaaattcaatggTGGTTAGAATATTCCCAGTTTGTTAGCTTAAATACTTAGGGAGCAGTCTGAAAGGAGAGTGAGGCATCTTAAGTTGTGCTTGGCTTTCACTGAAAAAGTAACTGCAATCTGTAATAGTTTTGTAAGTGCACTTGTGCTTTTATGatgacaattttaaaaatattgttGTGTAATACTTCAACCGAACCTCAAGACTGTAGCAGATTGATGCAAAGTCAGATGCAGTCTTTTTTCTTAAAAGCTTGCGTTATTAGAGAAGGTACAGGTTATATATTGTTACTTAACATTTCCATTTATAGGTAATATTGCCATCAAATGCATTATCAATATCCAGTTGGTGTTTGTCGTCTTGCATATTGTTTGATTTACATGCATAACATCAAGACAGTCGTGCAGATATTAGACAGATCTGGTTTTGGATAGTAAAATAAATCATAGATGCCAAAGTTCCATAATTCATGATAATAAAGCAGGCTGaatcaacattttcttttgttactgGTGAGTTCAGATGTTTCTCTGGCACCTTCGTCTCTTGTCTGAAAAACTACTTTTGCACTTGATAGATGGGATGAACTTTATTTCAGGCAAGAAGGATCTTGTTCCGCGGCCAAAGAAGCATGTTGATGAGGATCAGTTGATGTTTAAAATGGAAGCAAAGGAAGAATCTATGAAACTTGTGTCACCCATTTCACCATCCAGATGTTCTCAACGCTTTGATAAATCAGGCAAGGAAGCCATaggaatcttttttttctttttctttttttgtttcaattcgaAGCAAccttctctgcattttcttttaactatCAATGAAGAAGTGGGATTTTGTGATAGAAAGGGACTTATCTGCTTTGTTATGGTTGTATCCTGAAATGCTTGGAAGGATACTTTTATGTTCTCAACCCTCAGATGTTTCTTTGGCACCTTTGTCTCTCATCTGAAAATCTACTTTTGCACTTGATAGATGGGATGAACTCTATTTCAGGCAAGAAGGACCTTGTTCCGCGGCCAGAGAAGCATGTCGATGAGGAGCAGTCGATggatattgatgaatttttattagaaaGGGAAGCAAAGGAAGAATCTATGAAGCTTGTGTCACCCATTTCACCATCCAGATGCTCTCAACCCTTTAATAAATCAGGCAAGGAAGCAACAGGAATCTATCTGAAGCAACCTTCTCTGCCTTTTCTCCTAACTATTGATGAAGAAGTGGGATTTTGTGACAGAAAAGGACTTATCTGCTTTTTTTTGGTTGTATCCTGAAATGCTTGGAAGGATATTTCTATGTGAAAACTTTAGGGAAGATGAGACTTCCTCTAACTTTGCCTCATGGACACTGGAAATGCTGCTAATTACTACTATAGATTTGGTATCTCTAAATCAAGTTTGAAAATGATATCTCTAATTTACGTTTATAGAGTTTGCCATCATATTGGAGAGAGTCATGGATGAGATTGAAAGATTGGTGTCGTTTCTTGATGATGAAATATTTGACAAAGTTGAAGAAAATTTCAAACACACTCTTAAGTGAAAGTTACTCTCTTCGTGACATGGATGTATAGAATTTATTGGATGCTTTAAAGATGTAGCATACTTTCAAGGCGTATGTTTAAGATATTTACCTTGCCAGAAAAGATCTAAATACTTctcatgtcttttttttttttttcattatttactaCACATTTCTTATAATGAACTGTTGTACTCTGTTGGCTTATCTCCTTTCTTTTATACAGAGGTAACTATGT
The nucleotide sequence above comes from Eucalyptus grandis isolate ANBG69807.140 chromosome 2, ASM1654582v1, whole genome shotgun sequence. Encoded proteins:
- the LOC104434358 gene encoding uncharacterized protein LOC104434358 isoform X1, giving the protein MESLEDPCDTCGDFGFAELMATCSTCPARQHIYCAAQVMHEVPEEWHCEECQFPDEANRSMFHLEEESIAMVPSLTSREGPKSQRKSKVKFLSPEEVIKLSLGERERPSVSHMCLKPNAASSARQNPLKSKVFASKSLVMEKGNHHLVSSGCQHPLKSRSLNIVSSINQLRQISAAKELKDGMNFISGKKDLVPRPKKHVDEDQLMFKMEAKEESMKLVSPISPSRCSQRFDKSDGMNSISGKKDLVPRPEKHVDEEQSMDIDEFLLEREAKEESMKLVSPISPSRCSQPFNKSGDDNDAAAEYGYSFEEIRFLHHILPKLGVYWPYLPALCATWSGSLKFPGDAIHDDSSYSFHAHPPCSVHRKAYELSLQMPTEIRLEPIPLTQILTDIFQKEGPDIGDIGLYFYPADTVNRHIAKYSALVRLMVSQEYAMRGLVNGAELLIFTSKELHADSHLFIAGLQSEYFLWGIFHSAKSTLACKSLHEELDVHPPLSVVDHSNNGERENIYPMLHAD
- the LOC104434358 gene encoding uncharacterized protein LOC104434358 isoform X2; its protein translation is MESLEDPCDTCGDFGFAELMATCSTCPARQHIYCAAQVMHEVPEEWHCEECQFPDEANRSMFHLEEESIAMVPSLTSREGPKSQRKSKVKFLSPEEVIKLSLGERERPSVSHMCLKPNAASSARQNPLKSKVFASKSLVMEKGNHHLVSSGCQHPLKSRSLNIVSSINQLRQISAAKELKGKKDLVPRPKKHVDEDQLMFKMEAKEESMKLVSPISPSRCSQRFDKSDGMNSISGKKDLVPRPEKHVDEEQSMDIDEFLLEREAKEESMKLVSPISPSRCSQPFNKSGDDNDAAAEYGYSFEEIRFLHHILPKLGVYWPYLPALCATWSGSLKFPGDAIHDDSSYSFHAHPPCSVHRKAYELSLQMPTEIRLEPIPLTQILTDIFQKEGPDIGDIGLYFYPADTVNRHIAKYSALVRLMVSQEYAMRGLVNGAELLIFTSKELHADSHLFIAGLQSEYFLWGIFHSAKSTLACKSLHEELDVHPPLSVVDHSNNGERENIYPMLHAD